CTCGCTGAACGACCTGTGCCTGGCTCTGGGCAAGTTGAACCTCCAGGGCGTCTCCGCGATCCAGGCGCAGGACATCAACATCCTGTCGTCGCCGCAGAACCAGCAGTGCGTCCACAACTCGACGCAGGCCAAGGGCGACGAGGCGCTGTCGCACATCATCGACGACATTCCGATCCTCTCCGGGAACGGTGTCGGCAACGGGTGACCGCAGGCGGCCTCGGCCGTTCCCCCGCTTGTGTCTCCGGGCGGCCGGCGCCGCGTATGGGCTGCCGGCCGCCCGGTCGTGCGAGGGGATCGCGGGGCGGGCGGCGGTCCGTGGTCAACGACTGTGAAGGAGGGATGAGAGATGCGACAGAGCCTGAAGACGTGTGTGTTCGTGGCGGCGGCGTCGGGGGTGCTGGGCGCCGGCGGCGGCGTGGCGTACGCGGATGCCGGTGCCGGGGGCGGTGCGACGAACTCTGCCGGGGTGCTGTCCGGGAACAACATCCAGGTGTCCGTGGACACCCCGGTCAATGTGTGTGGCAACTCGGTCGACGGGGGCGCGGCGCTCAACCCGGCCATGGGCAACGCGTGCGGAAACGGTGCGGCACCCGTGGCGGCCGCCCAGTGGCCCCCGGGGCCCGCCGCTCCGCCACCTCCGGTGGCACACCGGCGGGCCCCGGGGGCCGCCCCGAAGCATGCGGCCCCGGAGTCGGCGCCGCAGCGGGTGCGGCCGCAGGCGGAGCACCCGGCCGGGACGGCGCCGCAGCACGCCAGGAAGTCCACGGGCGGTCCCGCGGCCGGGCCCGCGGCACAGTCCGCGCGGGAGGCGCGAGCGGGGGCGCGGTCCGGGGCGTCGGCGGGCTCCGTACTGCTGGCCTCCACCGGGCCCGGCGAGCTGGCCATGCTGGCCGGTACAGGCGGCGGGCTGCTGGTGGGCGGGGCGCTGCTGCTGCGCCGGGCCGGTACGCGACGCAGGTGAGCGAGGCTCCGTACGCGGCGGCCGAGGCCCGGGGCGTCGGGGGCTCGACCGCCGGCCGAGCGGGTCCGGCGGGCCGCTCGGCCCGGTCCGCCCGGTCGAGCCGGCCGTCGGCATCGCCGCGGGACCGTGCCGCGTGCTGCACCCTCTGGCAAAATTGGGGTGAAAGCCGCAAAAGCGATGGGTCGATGAGGTGGGGCCATGCTCGTTGCGCTGGCGCAGACGGACTGTGTGCTGGGCGGGGTGGCGGAGAACCTCGATGTCGCCCGTGAGCAGATCGAGCAGGCGGCGGCGCAGGGTGCGGATCTTGTCGTCTTTCCCGAACTGAGCCTGCACGGCTACCACTTGGGCGCGCTGGAGCGTGACGCGTCGCTCGCGGCGAGCGATCCGAGGCTGCTGGAGCTGAGCACCCTCGGCCCCGATGTGCTGGTCGGTTTCCACGAGCACACCAGTCTGCGGGCCTACAACACCGCGGCCCACTACGCGGCCGGTGAACTGGTGCATGCCCACCGCAAGCTGTACCTCCCCAACTATCTGGCCTGGGAGGAGCGCAAGCACGTCAGCCCGGGACAGTCACTGCGCGCGTACGAGCTGAAGCGGGACAAGAGCGGGGGCCGGGGCGCGACGCTGGTGTGCAATGACGCCTGGCAGCCGGCCCTGCCCTGGCTGGCGGTGCAGGACGGTGCCGAGGTGCTGTTCGTCCCGACGAACAGTGCGGCGAGCCTGGATCCGGAGGCGATGGACACCGGGCTCTACTGGGACACCCTGCTGTCCTATACGGCGAAGATGCTGCAGTGCTGGGTGGTCTTCGTGAACCGGGTGGGCAATGAGCACGGCGCGGCGTTCTGGGGCGGCTCGCGGGTGGTGGACCCACGGGGCGCGGTGGTGGCGCAGGCGCCCAAGTGGGAGACCTCGCTGGTCACCGTCGAGATCGATCTCGCCGAGGCACGGCGCCAGCGCCGGGCGGTGCCGCTGGTCGCCGAGGCCCGGCTGGGGCTGATCGACCGCGAGGTGCGGCGGCTGATCGACGAGGGCGGCGATCACTGAGCGGCCGGAGATCACAGAGGGGGTAAAGATCGCTGAACGGCAGACGATCGCTGAACGGCCGGAGATGACGGAACGGCCGGCGGCCCGGCCTCAGTGGCGGGCGGCGGCCTCCGGGCGGGGCGTCGCGTCCGGCTCGTCGGCCTTGAGCGTCTTGGCCTCGGCCTTGAGGATGCGCATCGAGCG
This portion of the Streptomyces sp. 2114.4 genome encodes:
- a CDS encoding nitrilase-related carbon-nitrogen hydrolase — encoded protein: MLVALAQTDCVLGGVAENLDVAREQIEQAAAQGADLVVFPELSLHGYHLGALERDASLAASDPRLLELSTLGPDVLVGFHEHTSLRAYNTAAHYAAGELVHAHRKLYLPNYLAWEERKHVSPGQSLRAYELKRDKSGGRGATLVCNDAWQPALPWLAVQDGAEVLFVPTNSAASLDPEAMDTGLYWDTLLSYTAKMLQCWVVFVNRVGNEHGAAFWGGSRVVDPRGAVVAQAPKWETSLVTVEIDLAEARRQRRAVPLVAEARLGLIDREVRRLIDEGGDH
- a CDS encoding chaplin — translated: MRQSLKTCVFVAAASGVLGAGGGVAYADAGAGGGATNSAGVLSGNNIQVSVDTPVNVCGNSVDGGAALNPAMGNACGNGAAPVAAAQWPPGPAAPPPPVAHRRAPGAAPKHAAPESAPQRVRPQAEHPAGTAPQHARKSTGGPAAGPAAQSAREARAGARSGASAGSVLLASTGPGELAMLAGTGGGLLVGGALLLRRAGTRRR
- a CDS encoding rodlin; this encodes MKKMMAGAAVAASLIGMSAAAAPDAMAIGDQTGTSTVNGNGAASVYGNSTTRGNLSPQLGLVQGSLNDLCLALGKLNLQGVSAIQAQDINILSSPQNQQCVHNSTQAKGDEALSHIIDDIPILSGNGVGNG